Proteins from a genomic interval of Leptospira bandrabouensis:
- a CDS encoding peptidylprolyl isomerase, translating into MNSKLIHKVVFFSILFLFVSQTIQCSEQRFKKITYEPISYSPTKVIVKRQDVTSVKLPEKPAIYAVFNTSVGDLVLELYDTAAPKTVQNFIDLAQGEKEFRTDKGSERRPFYDGLKFHRVIENFMAQGGCPRGDGTGGPGYQTEDEINAKALGLDKLKIKDAPQYQSQLQRAVLAEFKIQSRAEFEEKRTEVEKAYQEAMELPVLEVLHRVGYRYNEVLPSKKALRGSLAMANAGPNTNGSQFFINQVDTPHLDGLHTVFGFLVSGYDVLDRIIEKGNLQTTIRKVVIIDKRQ; encoded by the coding sequence ATGAATTCAAAGTTGATCCATAAAGTAGTTTTCTTCTCCATTCTCTTTTTGTTTGTTTCGCAAACCATCCAATGTAGTGAGCAAAGATTTAAAAAGATCACCTATGAACCGATTTCGTATTCGCCTACAAAGGTCATTGTCAAACGACAAGATGTAACCTCAGTCAAACTTCCTGAGAAACCTGCTATTTATGCGGTATTCAATACCAGCGTCGGGGATTTAGTTTTGGAACTTTATGATACAGCGGCTCCTAAAACTGTTCAGAATTTTATCGATTTGGCCCAAGGGGAAAAAGAATTCCGAACAGACAAAGGATCCGAAAGAAGACCATTTTATGATGGCCTTAAATTCCACCGTGTGATCGAAAATTTTATGGCACAAGGCGGATGTCCTAGGGGAGACGGAACAGGTGGTCCTGGATACCAAACAGAAGATGAAATCAATGCCAAGGCCTTAGGTTTAGACAAACTTAAAATCAAAGATGCCCCCCAATACCAGTCTCAATTGCAAAGGGCAGTCCTTGCGGAATTTAAAATCCAATCCAGGGCCGAGTTTGAGGAAAAACGAACTGAGGTGGAAAAGGCTTACCAAGAAGCAATGGAATTGCCTGTGTTAGAAGTATTACACCGAGTGGGATATAGGTATAACGAAGTCCTTCCGAGTAAAAAAGCCCTACGCGGGTCATTGGCTATGGCTAATGCAGGGCCCAATACCAACGGATCACAATTTTTTATCAACCAAGTGGACACTCCCCATTTGGACGGACTCCATACTGTATTTGGATTTTTGGTTTCGGGATATGATGTCCTTGACCGAATCATTGAAAAAGGAAACTTGCAGACAACCATTCGTAAAGTTGTTATCATAGACAAACGCCAATGA
- the fliM gene encoding flagellar motor switch protein FliM codes for MTEILSQDEIDALLNAISSGEVSEDEYSSVGEQKKVKIYDFKRPDKFSKDQIRTLQMMHETFARLATTGLSAQLRALVVVHVASVDQLTYEEFIRSIPNPTTLAVINMDPLRGSAILEIDPSISFTIIDRLFGGKGESSKVNRELSDIELSVMEGIIVRILGNLRESWSTVIDLRPRLGNIETNPQFAQVVPPNDMVVLITLETKVGEVEGMTNLCIPYITIEPIINKLSAQYWYSSIRKGEVDENRAVIQERLDQVKIPLISEVGSVDISLNDLMNLHVGDVIKLENTPIKTDLMVKVGDRSKFKATPGRVGNRLAIQIGDSIEDIPDELLGSTRSEQEY; via the coding sequence ATGACGGAAATCCTTTCCCAAGACGAAATTGATGCCCTGTTAAACGCCATCTCCTCGGGAGAAGTTTCCGAGGATGAATATTCATCGGTGGGGGAACAGAAGAAAGTCAAAATTTACGACTTCAAACGTCCCGATAAATTTTCAAAAGACCAAATTCGTACACTCCAGATGATGCACGAGACCTTTGCTCGTTTGGCAACCACAGGACTTTCTGCGCAGTTACGGGCCCTGGTTGTGGTGCACGTGGCATCAGTTGACCAGTTAACTTACGAAGAATTCATTCGTTCCATTCCCAATCCTACTACACTTGCGGTGATCAATATGGACCCTCTTCGCGGGTCTGCGATTTTAGAAATTGACCCTTCGATTTCCTTTACCATCATCGATCGTTTGTTTGGTGGTAAGGGGGAATCATCCAAGGTTAACCGCGAACTTTCTGATATCGAGTTATCGGTAATGGAAGGGATTATTGTTAGGATTCTTGGAAACTTACGAGAGTCCTGGTCAACGGTAATTGACCTACGTCCAAGACTTGGTAACATCGAAACTAACCCACAATTCGCACAGGTAGTTCCTCCCAATGACATGGTGGTATTAATTACCCTAGAAACCAAAGTGGGGGAAGTGGAAGGGATGACAAATCTTTGTATTCCTTACATCACCATCGAACCAATCATCAATAAACTTTCTGCCCAGTATTGGTATTCCTCGATTCGTAAAGGGGAAGTCGATGAAAACCGGGCCGTCATCCAAGAGCGTCTCGACCAGGTCAAAATCCCTCTCATTTCCGAAGTGGGAAGTGTAGATATTTCTCTGAATGATCTTATGAACTTACATGTGGGTGATGTGATCAAACTGGAAAACACACCAATTAAAACCGACCTTATGGTAAAAGTTGGAGATCGTAGTAAGTTCAAAGCCACACCAGGCCGCGTAGGAAACCGCCTTGCCATCCAAATTGGGGATAGCATTGAGGACATTCCAGACGAACTTCTCGGTTCCACACGTTCGGAACAAGAATACTAG
- a CDS encoding alkaline phosphatase family protein gives MRKNQTFENFFYRLGKFDLYKSFFSKNDRYKFSSISRISLKVSIHFPILTRFVTPLAILCFCFSIISIDAKPTKSLAKEKGKSVKIRQTIVLSIDGFPAYYWTDPRYHSYFPHLSELFLKFGVFEIETINPSVTYPAHTSMVTGKDPGEHGIYNNTLSDPFEKNDGGWMWYAEDILVPTLWDLAKENHKTTANVFWPVTVGAGIDWNLPQYWRKKIPEDDKLLRVLSTKNLHKEAELAVGTPLNDVSKDEVKLNTAAWLFQKKKPDLMFVYTTDLDTNHHGFGPGSEKALSRLVEIDKAIFLFLKSVGAFTPKGPAVVIVSDHGFHSAEAVCAPNVLLKQKGYINDDTGTFQLTFKSSGGSAILLPGTNVNVSTEEMNFIVSEVLTACPGAEWVPVSTNEKLGGVTNSTTESEENRILPKKIHPQALGMFRTKGPLFFSGTRKGEVYTKSQSKIHVHGYWNQNPEMKTIGFVYDPTGKKHQFHSVKDVFFIVKDMLGLKERKSKGPSFPTKP, from the coding sequence ATGCGAAAGAATCAAACGTTTGAGAATTTTTTTTACCGATTGGGAAAGTTTGATTTATACAAATCTTTCTTTTCGAAGAATGATCGGTATAAATTCTCTTCCATTAGTAGAATTTCCCTGAAGGTTTCTATTCATTTTCCAATATTGACACGTTTTGTCACTCCACTAGCCATTCTTTGTTTCTGTTTCTCAATCATTTCGATTGATGCCAAACCTACTAAATCATTGGCAAAAGAGAAGGGGAAATCCGTAAAGATTCGCCAAACCATTGTTTTGTCCATTGATGGATTTCCTGCTTACTACTGGACTGATCCTAGATACCATTCCTATTTTCCGCATTTAAGCGAACTCTTTTTGAAATTCGGGGTTTTTGAAATTGAAACCATCAATCCTTCGGTTACGTATCCAGCTCACACTTCGATGGTGACAGGAAAAGACCCAGGCGAACATGGAATTTACAACAATACTTTGTCCGATCCTTTTGAAAAAAATGATGGGGGATGGATGTGGTATGCAGAAGACATCTTAGTGCCTACTCTTTGGGATTTGGCAAAAGAAAATCACAAAACGACCGCGAATGTTTTTTGGCCCGTGACAGTGGGTGCCGGGATTGATTGGAACCTTCCCCAATACTGGCGAAAAAAAATCCCAGAAGATGACAAACTCCTTCGAGTGCTTTCCACAAAAAACCTTCATAAAGAAGCAGAACTTGCGGTAGGAACTCCGTTAAACGATGTTTCAAAAGATGAAGTGAAACTGAACACTGCCGCCTGGCTCTTTCAGAAAAAAAAGCCCGACCTGATGTTTGTGTACACCACCGATTTGGATACCAACCACCACGGATTTGGACCTGGGTCTGAAAAAGCGCTTTCGCGGCTTGTGGAAATAGACAAGGCCATTTTTTTATTCCTAAAATCCGTAGGAGCCTTTACTCCCAAAGGGCCGGCCGTTGTCATTGTCTCTGACCACGGATTTCATTCCGCTGAAGCAGTTTGTGCACCAAATGTGCTCCTGAAACAAAAGGGTTATATCAATGACGATACAGGCACGTTCCAGTTAACCTTTAAAAGTTCTGGTGGTTCTGCCATCCTGTTGCCTGGAACCAATGTCAATGTTTCTACCGAAGAAATGAATTTCATTGTTTCAGAAGTTTTAACTGCCTGTCCTGGAGCGGAATGGGTTCCCGTTTCCACCAACGAAAAGTTAGGTGGAGTTACTAACTCCACTACAGAATCCGAAGAAAATCGTATCCTTCCAAAAAAAATACATCCGCAGGCTTTGGGAATGTTTCGTACAAAGGGACCACTATTTTTTAGTGGAACAAGAAAAGGGGAAGTCTATACCAAATCACAATCCAAAATTCATGTACATGGGTATTGGAATCAAAATCCTGAGATGAAAACCATAGGATTTGTGTACGACCCAACGGGGAAAAAACACCAATTTCACTCAGTAAAAGATGTGTTTTTTATCGTAAAAGATATGTTAGGTTTAAAAGAAAGGAAATCCAAAGGGCCCAGTTTTCCCACAAAACCCTAA
- a CDS encoding ferredoxin, whose product MRKAYVDKDNCTSCNQCADNLPKYFMMDEDDVSQTHIGGTSINDAMIPDEDEKKVQKEMDECPGECIHWKKN is encoded by the coding sequence ATGAGAAAGGCTTATGTAGATAAAGACAATTGTACTTCTTGCAACCAATGTGCTGATAATTTACCTAAATACTTTATGATGGATGAGGATGATGTTTCTCAAACTCATATTGGAGGAACTTCAATCAACGATGCCATGATTCCTGATGAAGACGAAAAAAAAGTGCAAAAGGAAATGGATGAGTGCCCCGGGGAATGTATCCACTGGAAAAAAAACTAA
- a CDS encoding SemiSWEET transporter encodes MENLIGYVAAFLTTVSFLPQVLRVVMTKQTRDISRNMYIMFFLGVLLWFIYGILKSDFPIILANVVTIFFVSIILYYKLREDVT; translated from the coding sequence ATGGAAAACCTCATTGGCTACGTAGCAGCTTTTTTAACCACAGTTTCGTTTCTTCCGCAAGTATTACGAGTGGTCATGACCAAACAAACAAGAGATATCAGCAGAAACATGTACATCATGTTTTTTTTAGGAGTGCTTTTGTGGTTTATTTACGGAATTTTAAAATCTGATTTTCCGATCATTCTGGCAAACGTTGTCACCATATTTTTTGTATCCATTATACTATATTATAAATTGAGAGAGGATGTAACATGA
- the queF gene encoding preQ(1) synthase, with amino-acid sequence MSEKKSESSYEDKQDHIPSWKTPEIEWFANVYAGKEYNIEFTIPEFTAVCPKTGLPDFGTIYIDYIPRDKCVELKSLKEYMMSYRNIGIFHENVVNKILEDFVSAVDPMYVKVVGDYNVRGGVKTIVKREYKA; translated from the coding sequence ATGTCGGAAAAAAAATCAGAATCTTCTTACGAGGACAAACAAGACCATATCCCGTCCTGGAAAACCCCGGAAATCGAATGGTTTGCCAATGTTTATGCCGGAAAAGAATACAATATCGAATTCACCATCCCCGAATTCACTGCCGTTTGCCCCAAAACCGGTCTTCCCGACTTCGGAACCATTTATATCGATTATATCCCAAGGGATAAATGTGTAGAGCTCAAATCACTGAAAGAATATATGATGTCCTACAGAAATATTGGAATTTTCCATGAAAACGTTGTAAACAAAATCCTCGAAGACTTTGTTTCAGCTGTGGATCCCATGTATGTCAAAGTGGTAGGAGATTATAATGTTAGGGGTGGTGTAAAAACCATTGTGAAACGAGAGTACAAAGCCTAA